The DNA sequence TCAAAAATAAGCGTTAATGGGCATCATCACACCTCACACATAACAGAGATCATAATCACAAGCTTCTTCCGTCATAAGTCTTAGATCCTTTGCTTCAGTTCTCATCTCCATGGCTCCTTGAGAAATATATTATCCCTATCTtccattcctttttcttttatccCTTAACACACATCATCACCTATGGCGGGTGGGAGGCTCTTCAGCTTTGCCTTCTCCAACACCAACAACAGTAACTGTTCTTCTTCATCAGAACCAATCTTTCCAGCCGCTTCCTCCTTCGTCCCTCTTTCTATCTTCATCACTTCCTTTTCTTGGTCCGTAATTTTCTTTCCGTCGTTgacccctttttcttctttttttccttgtaCTTGTTATGTTATTGCTTGTTGTTCTGTAATGGCTCTGATGATGTGATCAAAGTTTGTCACATCGAATCATTAATCTAAGTTAGCTAGCTAGCTATTTAATCCACTACAacaagaatttttaaaatattatatttttatattcatcaAAAAAGCGCACTCACCAAAGATTTGATTGGTTCAATATTATTATCCAATTAATTGAATTGTTTAAACGAGCCATGTtcaattgttcatgttaattgaTCAGGTTCTCGATCCATGGTGAGTTTCGAAGATGTTCCAGGAGAGAAGGGGTGTAAAAATGGGTAGTTCTTCTGGACATGAGGAGGACGGGGAGGAGAGCATGGAGGAGTACTTGACGCAGCCGGCGGAGAAGAAGCAGCGGCTATCGGCGGCGGAGCAAGTTGAGTTCCCGGAGGAACGACCCAAACAAATTTTAGGATTAGGGCAGcactcaaaacgacgtcgttttgagtgAGAGGAACTTATGTGTCCCGTTTTCAAAAGTTCCATCCCACTAACGTGCCACGTGGGAACGCCGTTGAGCCAGGTAAGCAGAGGGGGAGCCAGGCCAGCCTTTTCCGGCAAGTCTGGCGGTGAGTTATGGACGGAGGGATTGATCCATCTGATCTTCAAAGACGTCCGGGATTTAAATGGATTTTCTaatggtcagggacgaaaatgttcgcgggttaaaaggtcagggactaatttgtcattttctctaatattttttgggaaaaaaaaacttaaaaagtcTAATTTAAAGATACGAGGGTATTACAGAAATTAGAAGAATATGATGGCAGAATAATTAATTACAATAACGTAGAATAAAGCAAACGCAACCAACACAAGTATTATATTCCGATCGATCTATTTATCGGTGCACAAAAATCTGTCCCATGTATATGTTCGTTTTAGATCCTGATCAGGAGAAACAAAAATGCTATATAACTAAAACAATGAAGTTTAAGTGCCGAATCTGAATTCTTTAAGCATAGTGTGATCACACTCACACTACAAGACGGGCACACATATATACTATGCACGATTGCACGTAGTACGTAATAATTGGAGTTATAGCTTACAAGTACCCGTTCCATAAGTCAACTTTTAAATAAATACGGGAATCTTTCGAATGTTATATATTGTAAATATAGTTTAGGTTAGAGATATATttacttatataatttttttaataatttaaatttttaaaaaataatttataatatgatattaaaatttttatgattaaaatatttaaaatttgatttttgttattttttaaaaatttaaaaagcataaaataaaataaaaaaattattatatacaaatttagttaaatctaaaaaattactttaattaaaaaaacatattaaaaatataattattcatatattttttattaatttaaattaaaaaaataattttattttatactaaaattaatcactaaaataaattattaatataaaatatatattataatgtaaaatatatattaaaagtaaagTAAATtacattataaaaatataataattaattatttttgtgtaaatagtattttttattatcaataaaaaaCTAACAATGTAAACTTTACCCTAATATTAAGATTTCCTAGAAAAATATCACTTATAATAAATATAAGGATGTAGCGTGTCTAGTTTACATCTTATTTATTAATAGTACATGAGATACGAATAAAGTACATATTGATTAATTTAAGCCACATAGTACTTTAATGAATTGAGGCCACATGGTACTCAATCATTTTTTGAGGAGATTTAAAATTTCACtggatcatatatataaaggagTGATAGATCAGATGACACGGCGGCACAAGGTAATGCCATCACCAACAGGGATTTGACAAATTTCAATTCTTTCATCACTAGCAAGGTGCTTGTTGAGTTCCATCACATAACCGCGAGAGTTCTTCACAAAATCCATCATTGGTGCATGAGGTGACTGAGCCACAGATCCAAACCATAGGGTGTTATCATAGCCGATCAACCCTCCAATCCTCACAAGATCAATCACCCTCTTATGGTAGTTCAAGTAGTTGTTCTTATCCGCGTCCACGAAAACAAAATCATATTTCCCCATGTTATTTTTCTGAAAAATGGaaacatttttaaataaataaaaaaaataaatttaatatatatatggccagtgacggatccagaaaattttggtagtgggggcaaaatttatataacattataattatttttataataaaaataatatatgtatataaaaaattaaatattaaattatttattaattattatatatctgtgtataaatatgtattgtttaacttatttttaatgtgtattttatattttaatatatattttatacaaataattatttttatgtacatataacataattattgttatgattatattttattattgtaaaatatgattagccttcaaaatatctaatatataaattacaatactaaaatagtaatttaaataataatatataatttaaatttctattattttaggttttatattttaaaaaattaaataatttttctgttaactaccatcaaaatttctctctttttatatatattactaaataattatttaaaaattcacttcctaACACAATTAGAAGTCgactcttatttatatttatagttaaaaaagttctttcaattaatacagttgttatgaaaaaattaaagctaatttgaaaataagataaataatattcttttaagttgatttttaaaaaagaacactaatttcgtttaaatttgagaattgatcattctaagtTTTAAcaaatttctaatataaaatttttaaattgacgattaagtaccaaaagttgagtaaaaatttattgtggggtcaaatttaataatctaatgggggcaaataaatattattatcatatactactcaaaaaaattccaaattgtaGTGGGGGCGCTTGCCCCCACAACAATGTACGTAGAACCGTCCCTGTATATGGCTATTAAAttcaattcaataataataattacattcTCATATtctcatataaaaaatttattctcaTTAAATATATTCCCTACACACATATCTActtccaaaaaaattatatatttttttatattattactatatatatgtggctattaaattcaattcaatggtaataattatattttcatatttttatataaaaaatttattctaattaaatatattccctatatatatacacacatacattaccttccaaaaaaattatatttttcttttatattattaCTTATCTCGTTTAGTAAAAGagcgttaaaaaataaaataaaacctttTAACTCTTTTTTGGACAAAATACTTATATAAGTACTATATCATATACATCTTGTTTATTGAAGGTATGTCATCTTCACCATAAACAAAATGCGTATGGTACAATACCCGATACTTTTTATGTGCACATGAAatataattttagtattttattatttaattatttaatttgcaaTGTCGACCAAATATGTGTATAACTATCTCGTTTTCATTGCAATcgagataaataatattttatttatttaaaaatttcaaaaatttatagtatccattaataataaaatataaactctCTCAAGTCAATCCATTATTAATCTGGAAAATATGGTAAGCAATAttgatatatattttgtattgattttattttagtttaatttaatattaaattaattaggtTATTATGATTAGATTGTAtgtttaatttatgaaaaaaaatacatCATTGATCTTTTGTTTTATGAATATTTAAGTCtttgattatttaaaaaatatttagatttctaacttttttaaaatctagatgtattaattttttatgttcatTTGGATTTCTCATATCTaacgaaaaaaataaacataactcccGTTGTATTGACATAGTTGATATGGATGCAcaagtcaaaattttttttaaaatgaaacaaATCAAACCCAAAAATTAATATGTTCAAATTTTAAAGAAGTCagaaacttaaatatatttttaaatcctcAAAGACTTAAATATCCGCAAACAAAAAATTAGGAATCGATATGTCATTTTctcttaatttataaataaactaGTATTTTCCATAGTATGTATTACCTACACTTTGAATAATGTATGTTTTAGCTAGAaggtatattaattttaaaataaaaatattatttgtacattaaaataaGTCATTAAAATTAGCcattatatttgtgtataaatatatgtgtgatttaatttatttttaatctgTATTTATATTCTGGCATATATTTTATACCGATGACTGACtttagtagctaattttagtgtatacgtagcataatctattttaaaatttagaactttattaaatttgacaattattttgaGATAAATATAGGATAATAGTGTGCACATACATCTTTAAGCAGTTCATCAAGAAGAGAAAGGGCAGGTCCTTCTCTAAAGTCAATCTTGTGAGCCACTCCAGCTTTTTGAATTATGGGCAATCCCAATTCATAATATTCCCGGTTCACATCCATTGCCAAGATCTAATAATATTCATACAAGGACCCAATCATCGGCTAGGTATATAATAATAgtgaatataaattaaattaagtaatataaatgaataatataatattttagacTATATGTGCATCTCAAGCTAATAATAAGTAAGAACCTTTCCATCATGAGGAAGAGCAAGGGCAGTAGAAAGCAGAGAGTAACCAGTGTAGACGCCAATTTCCATGGTGTTCTTGGCGTTTATGAGTTTAACCAACATCATTATCAGTTGTCCTTCGTCCGGTGGTGTAGCCATGATGTTACTGTTTTAGAATTCAGTTATTTAATAATGGTTAGATGTATaatcttatatatttttatatttttaattttagcaaataaattcaattctagaattttacccaaaaatttaattaaagatCGGACTAATTCCTCACTTTTGCATAGGAATTAATttgtctaatattttaaattatctttaatcaAATGTCAATTTTTTAGTTGATAGAGAGTAATTAATTTATCCAATAATGCAAAAGCTATTAAAAATTGATTTGGAATATTGCTCATTATCTTTTAAGAATAGAgtgataattaaattttttaagatttagATCTCAaactaattagttttttttttttttttaaaaataagtaggTCTTCTATAATAATAAATAGTAGACATATATGTATGTCTAGCTAATAAATagtacaaaataaaatagaattgtcTGTGTTTTGTTATTTAATATAGTGCGTATTTCGTTGCTACCATATGAGTATAAAAACAATGtagttttaaataataaaatatttattatcttttaaatttttatataatttttattaattattcctTATTTATCacgaattttattaaaatatgtaaaatttcatttcaaaaattattatctGCATGACGATTATTCATAAATAAAGACGTCACATTAAGTAGGTAACAATGCATATAAACACTACTGTTAAATTTTAtatgataaattaataaaaagatatcACGTGTCCATCGTTTATTATTTTCAAGGACCAAACTAGTACCTTTTTTCTTCGATAATTAATTAGtccaaaatcaaaattttcaaaaacctaaTTCTCACTTtcctctttttttaaatattcttttaaaatttattatgatttaaTTTGATGTACTTTTAATATAAAACAATTTTACATGTGTGTCTAAtcacataatattatattataaaaaataactaatatttttattaactacctaaataatcatttaaaataataaatataattatatgaaggtaaaatattttataatatattaaaattaaattcacttattatgtataataaatataaaattaaaaacatattgAGCAGACACACTATTCAAGGTTGGTATTATTTAATAATGTCAGGAACTATTAAATGAAtccatcacaaaaaaatatattaaattataaaatatatttttaaattaaataacatatatatttatatataaatacataaatacataatgcATGT is a window from the Arachis hypogaea cultivar Tifrunner chromosome 1, arahy.Tifrunner.gnm2.J5K5, whole genome shotgun sequence genome containing:
- the LOC112799008 gene encoding caffeoyl-CoA O-methyltransferase 5, with translation MTMTETPMAEQQQQNELNGHKDLNHKSLLQSDALYQYVLETSVYPREHESLKELREMTQKHPRNIMATPPDEGQLIMMLVKLINAKNTMEIGVYTGYSLLSTALALPHDGKILAMDVNREYYELGLPIIQKAGVAHKIDFREGPALSLLDELLKDKNNMGKYDFVFVDADKNNYLNYHKRVIDLVRIGGLIGYDNTLWFGSVAQSPHAPMMDFVKNSRGYVMELNKHLASDERIEICQIPVGDGITLCRRVI